A genomic segment from Plasmodium coatneyi strain Hackeri chromosome 1, complete sequence encodes:
- a CDS encoding Sin3 associated polypeptide p18-like protein, translating into MSSSEKSSVLENDKGDDTQSGDGEENLVEPSEGGSERDGERDKRSNKGKSREEYKRRKKEDASEKSYRSSMSLLSAGDIGKTGDRKRKREKKRDKKSSSHRVKRNKDRGEKRRRRSSDSHGRSDSSGESSYSRHSRERKERKRKKEVKRKGKHKLGEGEGRYSKLSSFSLSSSYTDADMDLESISDLNYKHHSDKRKKKIQKKVSSDYLSSRNHHHRYDEDKGGKRKGSANYTYKHNSRVEHVRDKFNNPKYHNWRGNSGESPSEEHHNYHHDDGRSPLRKRHSHRGSTKGHTDTLGGDERRRVEKNKKKIKKESRAYKANRNGRRSDADGYESTTDSYSDEVQSRSNHVPTRKKRRPYLSDAESADLAVSIRSDERYRAKGRMAHYGTVMVRSRREGTGGRRGEDGIHHNHDEGDDPFLHPRFKRGDPFMGGRPRMTEEQEEVPRFRDREWQPYGGTHPREFERKIYIEREDRMERPSYRQMMPPYRYHKYDQAEHKKDVAILTNHRRHEYYQEHGSNRFDEGRIPNGMIDREKTCPFLLRLFYKLDDEYNDVEDVKLCKESGVQSNELQIYAWLDITMREIVTLVKDFYQESRKRDAHWVFKVYSNEKKELTFLSRVHSTKYNYREDNKTLLSLDYEIGDILLLSIMFDRQAA; encoded by the exons ATGAGCAGCAGCGAGAAAAGCTCCGTTCTGGAAAACGACAAGGGGGATGACACCCAAAGTGGAGATGGGGAAGAGAATCTCGTGGAGCCCAGCGAAGGTGGAAGCGAGCGTGATGGTGAGCGTGACAAAAGGAGTAATAAGGGGAAATCACGTGAGGAGTataagaggagaaaaaaagaggacgcCTCTGAGAAGTCCTATAGGAGCTCCATGAGTCTGCTCTCCGCTGGCGACATCGGAAAGACGGGCgataggaaaaggaagagagaaaagaaaagggataaaaaaagtagcagCCACAGAGTGAAGAGGAACAAGGACAGGGGGGAGAAGCGAAGGCGCCGTTCCAGCGATAGCCACGGTAGAAGTGACAGCAGTGGAGAAAGCTCCTATAGCCGCCATAGTCGAGAgagaaaagaacgaaaaaggaagaaggaggtcaaaaggaaagggaagcacaAGTTGGGggagggagaaggaagataCAGCAAGCTGAGCAGCTTCAGCCTCTCCAGCAGCTACACCGATGCTGATATGGACCTGGAGAGCATAAGTGACCTTAATTACAAGCATCACAGTGACaaacggaaaaagaaaatccaaaaaaaagtgagcagTGATTATCTTTCCAGTAGGAACCACCATCATAGGTACGATGAAGacaagggaggaaaaagaaaaggatcAGCAAATTAT ACCTATAAACACAACTCAAGGGTGGAACATGTTCGTGATAAGTTCAATAACCCAAAGTACCATAATTGGAGAGGCAACTCAGGGGAGTCCCCATCGGAGGAGCACCACAACTATCACCACGACGATGGTAGGAGTCCACTTCGGAAAAGGCATTCCCATAGAGGCAGCACGAAGGGGCATACAGATACGCTCGGGGGGGACGAAAGAAGACgggtggagaaaaataaaaagaaaataaaaaaagaaagtaggGCATATAAAGCGAACCGAAATGGGCGAAGAAGTGATGCAGATGGGTATGAGTCCACTACGGACTCCTACTCCGATGAGGTACAGTCCCGGTCCAATCATGTCCCCacgcgtaaaaaaagaagacccTACTTGAGTGATGCTGAGTCGGCAGATTTAGCCGTTTCAATTAGGAGTGACGAGAGATACCGAgccaaaggaaggatggCACATTATGGTACCGTAATGGTACGAAGCAGGCGAGAAGGGActggaggaaggagaggaGAGGATGGTATTCATCACAACCATGATGAGGGTGATGACCCATTTTTGCACCCCAGGTTTAAGAGAGGAGACCCCTTCATGGGGGGGAGGCCAAGAATGACGGAGGAACAAGAGGAAGTGCCCAGGTTTAGGGACCGAGAATGGCAACCCTATGGAGGAACACACCCTCGGGaatttgaaagaaaaatatatatagaaaggGAGGATCGAATGGAGCGACCGTCATACAGACAGATGATGCCCCCCTATCGGTACCACAAGTACGATCAGGCTGAGCATAAAAAAGATGTGGCCATTTTGACTAATCACAGAAGACATGAGTATTACCAGGAGCATGGTAGTAACAGGTTCGATGAAGGTAGAATCCCCAATGGGATGATCGACCGGGAGAAGACGTGCCCATTTCTTCTGCGCTTGTTCTATAAGCTAGACGACGAATACAATGACGTGGAGGACGTCAAACTTTGCAAAGAAAGCGGAGTGCAGAGCAACGAGTTGCAGATCTATGCCTGGCTGGACATCACCATGCGTGAGATCGTAACGTTAGTTAAGGACTTTTATCAGGAGAGCCGGAAGAGGGACGCCCACTGGGTGTTTAAGGTATACTCtaatgagaagaaggaattgaCCTTCTTATCCCGCGTCCACAGTACCAAGTACAACTACCGGGAGGACAACAAGACGCTGCTATCGTTGGACTACGAGATCGGAGACATTCTTCTCCTCTCCATCATGTTCGACAGGCAGGCCGCGTAG
- a CDS encoding Regulator of chromosome condensation — MKVKNTLFIFGSGECGQLPPEYCADYVQVNPTAVQNLPNDIDQVVCGSMHTIIKTKDDRLFSFGCNDMGVLGRKTHANSTKDPEHSPTLLNFTCKSKIKKISCGDNHTAVLLEDGKVYITGGFRDSCGVIGLPSFHKKGEIIPKSEEFVEVKFSYAYDGNASDGYADEVEKPMQEGEVIISNIISGEDHLVCLEQSGEYIYTMGNSDSCQVCNTFYDVENAHEIRNRYIFPNRYHFKDLGFTSKFRDIYCGGNNTFVQLEASLDVYAIGRNAYGSCGVSMRDNIIKKFAKIEELSSKEIVQLCGGQSFTVCLLKNNDLYIWGNREILGMESEEDAYSPQELTYFKKKKHLIKTISCGTDHCLVLTESGKLFGWGTGGNDFEEDTCIAVIEKNEPSEIGFHNFVTKTFSKGRKESEVSISHIQIVSFAGGSSHCAFITSHEDSDRMSIKRGHDEIYEEEDMFAKKHRRENFPQVEMDAGQKEAVHEEDATNEQGTDFSLMDKPEKLGTGENKKGSFFKDLFYNPQTPVNSKYYIQSKDLENMDSDLLGTVDKTTVSKDTQKRRRSVKTKPYLSNESPTRRQPRRSCKENINLSEKTYRQFYQIVDTPISKKKRKTTPSSMSRNVKMRGSPSERTSKSRSVGGKRESVERSYSKRDNPKHEFASQTPDAKVVRVKSSKMKN, encoded by the coding sequence ATGAAGGTGAAGAACACGCTGTTCATCTTCGGGTCAGGAGAGTGCGGCCAGCTGCCGCCCGAGTACTGCGCGGACTACGTGCAGGTGAACCCGACGGCCGTGCAGAACCTCCCGAACGACATCGACCAAGTCGTTTGTGGATCCATGCACACAATTATAAAGACGAAGGATGATAGGCTGTTCTCCTTCGGGTGCAACGACATGGGCGTTCTCGGTAGGAAGACTCATGCCAACAGTACGAAGGACCCCGAACACTCCCCAACGTTACTGAACTTCACCTGCAAGTcaaagattaaaaaaatcagcTGCGGTGATAACCACACAGCGGTTCTTCTGGAAGATGGAAAGGTCTACATTACGGGGGGGTTTAGGGACTCCTGTGGGGTTATAggtcttccttccttccataaaaagggggaaataataCCCAAATCGGAAGAATTCGTGGAGGTAAAGTTTTCCTACGCGTACGATGGGAACGCCTCAGATGGTTACGCTGACGAGGTGGAGAAACCCATGCAGGAGGGGGAGGTCATAATAAGTAACATAATATCGGGAGAAGACCACCTCGTGTGTCTGGAGCAGAGTGGTGAGTACATATACACCATGGGGAACAGTGACTCATGCCAAGTATGCAACACCTTCTACGATGTAGAAAATGCGCATGAGATAAGGAACAGGTACATCTTCCCCAACCGGTACCATTTCAAGGATCTTGGGTTCACTTCAAAGTTTAGGGACATCTACTGTGGTGGTAACAACACGTTTGTTCAGTTAGAAGCATCCTTAGATGTGTATGCAATTGGAAGAAATGCCTACGGATCATGTGGCGTATCCATGAGAGATAACATTATAAAGaagtttgcaaaaattgaagagcTGTCTTCGAAAGAAATTGTGCAACTCTGTGGTGGACAAAGCTTTACCGTCTGTTtacttaaaaataatgaccTCTACATTTGGGGTAACCGCGAAATATTGGGCATGGAATCTGAGGAGGACGCCTACTCTCCGCAAGAATTAACGTACttcaaaaagaagaaacatcTCATTAAAACCATTTCTTGTGGAACGGACCACTGCCTAGTCTTAACGGAGAGTGGGAAGCTCTTCGGATGGGGCACGGGTGGAAACGACTTTGAAGAAGACACATGCATCGCTGTtatagaaaagaatgaacCCTCAGAAATTGGCTTCCACAACTTTGTTACAAAAACGTTCAGCAAAGGTAGGAAAGAGAGCGAAGTATCTATTAGCCATATTCAAATTGTGTCCTTCGCGGGGGGATCATCCCACTGTGCTTTTATTACATCCCATGAGGACTCTGACAGGATGTCTATTAAGAGAGGTCACGATGAAATatatgaggaagaagatatGTTCGCGAAAAAACACAGAAGGGAAAACTTCCCCCAGGTGGAAATGGACGCGGGGCAAAAGGAGGCGGTACATGAGGAAGATGCAACGAATGAACAGGGTACAGATTTTTCCCTTATGGACAAACCTGAAAAGTTAGGAACTggagagaacaaaaaaggaagcttCTTCAAAGACCTCTTCTACAACCCACAAACACCAGTTAATAGTAAGTACTACATACAGTCAAAGGATTTAGAAAACATGGACAGCGATCTTTTAGGCACCGTGGATAAGACCACCGTCAGTAAGGACACtcagaaaaggagaagaagtgtTAAAACTAAGCCCTACTTAAGCAATGAAAGTCCCACCAGGAGACAACCAAGGAGGTCTTGCAAAGAAAACATCAACCTGAGTGAAAAGACTTATAGGCAATTCTACCAAATTGTGGACACCCCTATATCGAAGAAGAAACGGAAGACGACACCTTCTTCTATGAGCAGGAACGTTAAGATGAGGGGGTCCCCATCTGAGAGGACCAGCAAGTCTAGGTCCGTTGGTGGAAAGAGAGAAAGCGTAGAAAGGTCCTACTCTAAGAGAGACAACCCCAAACATGAATTCGCTTCGCAGACACCCGATGCGAAGGTTGTGAGGGTGAAATCatcca